The following are encoded in a window of Paenibacillaceae bacterium GAS479 genomic DNA:
- a CDS encoding transcription elongation factor GreA gives MSNQEIILTAEGLAKLEGELEELKGPKRRELAQRIKTAISYGDLKENSEYHSAKEDQAFMETRILQIQAMLKKARVADSSDTSKIVVGSVVSLLDQEFDEELKYRIVAPAEADVIENRISYESPLGKTLMNKRVGDVIEVDAPVGKISYKVLGINSK, from the coding sequence ATGTCCAATCAAGAAATTATCCTGACCGCAGAAGGTCTTGCCAAGCTGGAGGGGGAGCTGGAAGAGCTTAAAGGTCCTAAACGCCGCGAGCTGGCCCAGCGCATCAAAACCGCAATCAGCTACGGTGATCTCAAAGAGAACAGCGAGTATCACTCTGCCAAGGAAGACCAGGCGTTCATGGAAACTCGGATTTTGCAGATCCAGGCAATGCTGAAAAAAGCGCGTGTAGCGGACAGCTCGGACACCTCGAAGATTGTGGTTGGCTCGGTCGTTTCCCTGCTTGACCAAGAGTTTGACGAGGAACTGAAGTACCGGATCGTTGCGCCCGCGGAGGCGGACGTTATTGAGAACCGTATTTCCTATGAGAGCCCGCTTGGCAAAACTCTGATGAACAAGCGTGTCGGTGACGTTATAGAAGTAGACGCTCCAGTGGGCAAAATCAGCTATAAAGTGCTGGGGATCAACAGCAAGTAA
- a CDS encoding threonine synthase, producing the protein MEYISTRGKVSGVGFIDAILMGLADDGGLLVPARIPQVSADTLKQWQELSYQELALEIFTLYIGEEIPREELRQLVDDSYSTFRDADVTPVRKLHEGLDVMELFHGPTFAFKDVALQFLGNLYSYVARKTGSTIHIVGATSGDTGASAIEGVRGKEGIRICILHPHGKVSKVQELQMTTVDDANVLNLAIDGTFDDGQRIIKELFADVDFKHRYHLRAINSINIARILAQTVYYFYAYLQLARRGQAAAVSFSVPTGNFGDIFAGYLAKRMGLPVNRLILATNENNILAHFVSEGVYQPGEFRGTYSPSMDIQVASNFERYLFYLYGEDASSVTELMEQFKQNGTITIPQEKLAVVQSDFSAHAVLNQECLDTIAHYHKETGYLLDPHTACGVAAADRLASESGATVALSTAHPAKFDESIRLVGIEQPYPSQISGLFEQSQHVELSPASNEAIAARLVKFFE; encoded by the coding sequence ATGGAGTACATCAGCACGAGAGGCAAAGTGTCCGGAGTCGGCTTCATCGACGCCATCCTGATGGGACTGGCGGATGACGGCGGTCTGCTCGTACCCGCCCGAATTCCTCAGGTGTCCGCCGACACCCTGAAGCAGTGGCAGGAGCTCAGCTACCAGGAGCTTGCCCTTGAAATCTTCACCCTGTATATCGGCGAGGAGATTCCTCGCGAGGAGCTGCGCCAGCTCGTGGACGACAGCTACTCTACTTTCCGCGATGCTGACGTTACCCCGGTGCGCAAGCTGCACGAGGGCTTGGACGTGATGGAGCTGTTCCATGGCCCAACCTTCGCCTTCAAAGATGTTGCGCTGCAATTTCTCGGCAACCTTTACAGCTACGTAGCGCGTAAAACGGGATCGACGATTCACATCGTCGGGGCAACTTCCGGCGACACTGGCGCCTCCGCCATCGAGGGCGTGCGCGGCAAGGAAGGCATCCGCATCTGCATTCTCCACCCGCATGGCAAAGTGAGCAAAGTCCAAGAGCTGCAGATGACGACGGTTGATGACGCCAACGTATTGAACTTGGCGATCGACGGCACTTTCGACGACGGCCAGCGCATTATCAAAGAGCTGTTCGCGGACGTAGACTTCAAGCATCGCTACCATCTGCGCGCGATCAACTCCATCAACATCGCCCGTATTCTGGCGCAAACCGTTTATTACTTCTATGCTTACCTGCAGCTTGCGCGCCGCGGACAAGCCGCAGCCGTGAGCTTCAGCGTACCAACAGGCAATTTCGGCGACATCTTTGCCGGTTATCTGGCAAAACGGATGGGCTTGCCGGTGAACCGCCTGATTCTGGCAACCAACGAGAACAATATTCTGGCGCATTTCGTCAGCGAAGGCGTGTATCAACCCGGCGAATTCCGCGGCACGTACAGCCCGTCGATGGATATTCAAGTGGCCAGCAATTTCGAGCGCTACCTGTTCTATCTGTACGGTGAGGACGCTTCGTCCGTCACCGAGTTGATGGAGCAGTTTAAGCAGAACGGGACAATCACCATTCCGCAGGAAAAGCTGGCTGTCGTGCAAAGCGATTTCTCCGCACATGCTGTTCTCAACCAGGAATGTCTGGATACAATTGCACATTACCACAAGGAGACTGGTTATCTACTTGATCCACATACGGCATGCGGTGTAGCCGCAGCTGACCGGTTAGCGTCCGAAAGCGGAGCAACGGTTGCCTTGTCGACGGCCCACCCGGCCAAGTTCGACGAGTCGATCCGGCTTGTCGGAATCGAGCAGCCCTACCCTTCGCAGATTTCAGGCCTGTTCGAGCAATCGCAGCATGTCGAGCTTTCACCTGCATCGAACGAAGCAATTGCCGCTAGATTGGTGAAATTCTTCGAATAG
- a CDS encoding DNA-3-methyladenine glycosylase, which yields MEEKMAWKAVQPEFFRLPTLELAQALIGMVLVKVSPEGTAAGWIVETEAYCGPHDGAAHSYGGRRTARTEIMFGEPGHAYAHVMHTHCLLNIVSAEAGCPQGVLIRALEPCAGIELMERRRGGNKKLAELASGPGKLTQALGITMEDYARSLWKPPLYIAVGRQAGEIAAGPRIGIDNSGEARDYPWRFWEQGNQHVSGPKARNR from the coding sequence ATGGAAGAAAAAATGGCATGGAAGGCGGTTCAGCCGGAATTTTTCCGGTTGCCCACATTGGAGTTGGCACAAGCGCTAATCGGCATGGTGCTCGTCAAGGTATCCCCGGAGGGAACTGCCGCCGGCTGGATTGTGGAAACGGAAGCCTACTGCGGTCCGCATGATGGGGCAGCGCATAGCTATGGGGGACGGCGCACCGCCCGAACAGAGATTATGTTTGGGGAACCAGGCCATGCCTATGCTCATGTGATGCACACGCACTGTCTACTCAACATCGTCAGTGCGGAGGCTGGCTGCCCGCAGGGTGTGCTGATTCGGGCGCTGGAACCTTGTGCAGGCATTGAGCTGATGGAGCGCCGTCGAGGCGGGAACAAGAAGCTTGCGGAGCTCGCCAGCGGCCCCGGCAAGCTGACTCAAGCACTCGGAATAACGATGGAGGATTATGCGCGTTCTTTATGGAAACCGCCTTTATATATCGCTGTTGGCAGACAGGCTGGAGAGATTGCGGCAGGTCCGCGCATCGGGATCGACAACAGTGGCGAGGCCCGCGATTATCCTTGGCGTTTCTGGGAGCAGGGCAACCAGCATGTGTCGGGACCGAAAGCCCGAAATCGCTAG
- a CDS encoding Phage Tail Collar Domain, translating into MKLHYQGWRWRRWLSLTLIIVLVAGGLVLPPKKASAAAQAPYLAEVALFPYKAAPRGWTYSDGRLLLISQNHALFSLIGTMYGGNGVTTFILPDLRSAALDMLRVTYLAFSRVPLCIR; encoded by the coding sequence ATGAAACTACATTACCAGGGATGGCGATGGCGGCGTTGGTTGTCCTTAACGCTGATAATCGTGCTAGTGGCAGGCGGGCTGGTCCTTCCCCCGAAAAAAGCTTCGGCGGCAGCGCAAGCGCCTTATTTGGCGGAGGTGGCTCTTTTTCCATATAAAGCAGCTCCGAGGGGATGGACATACAGCGATGGTAGACTGTTGCTGATCAGCCAGAATCACGCCTTATTTTCGCTGATCGGAACGATGTATGGCGGTAACGGCGTGACGACCTTTATCCTGCCGGATCTTCGTTCGGCGGCTTTAGATATGCTAAGGGTGACATACTTAGCGTTCAGCAGAGTACCACTCTGTATTCGTTGA
- a CDS encoding transposase, IS605 OrfB family, central region: MESGCRTTKRADSLPPLLWTRFSQRTYPNETMKRSVEGQKINGVNNVQPITIQIRMYPSDPALLIQMGNEYINTVNRLTEQAEWQGSFPKLTSKTVQANLPSAIKNQLIRDAKSIYQKSKKDKKRPVLKKRVYYVNNQNYSIRNDGVAFPVVRDGKVQRVTIPTTLTDRDKALLASSKLGLLRVVQKSSKWYVQVAIERPATCQEGSETMGIDLGLKVPAVAVTSTGKTTFVGNGRKNKYIRRKYNSNRRKLGKLKKLPAIRKARDKESRYMRDQNHKISRQIVNLAIVERVGVIKLENLAGIRKTTRTSRKNATNLHNWSFYQLQSFIRYKAALAGISVQEVDPAYTSQTCPSCEQRNKAKDRTYRCCQCGYEAHRDRVGAINIMRQPLFDGHSRTA; encoded by the coding sequence ATGGAAAGCGGATGTAGAACAACAAAACGAGCTGATTCACTACCACCTTTGCTATGGACGCGTTTCTCGCAGCGAACATACCCGAATGAAACCATGAAGCGTTCTGTCGAAGGTCAGAAAATTAATGGGGTGAACAACGTGCAACCTATAACGATTCAGATTCGCATGTATCCGAGCGATCCTGCTCTGCTGATACAAATGGGCAACGAGTACATCAACACCGTCAATCGCTTAACGGAACAAGCCGAATGGCAGGGTTCGTTCCCTAAGTTGACTTCCAAGACGGTGCAAGCGAATCTGCCATCCGCGATTAAGAATCAGCTTATTCGTGATGCAAAGAGCATCTATCAGAAATCCAAAAAGGACAAGAAACGTCCTGTACTGAAAAAACGTGTTTATTATGTCAACAATCAAAACTACTCGATTCGCAACGATGGAGTTGCTTTTCCCGTTGTGAGGGATGGCAAGGTGCAGCGCGTCACCATTCCTACAACGTTAACAGACCGCGACAAGGCTTTGCTTGCATCCAGTAAGCTGGGGTTGCTTCGTGTTGTACAGAAGTCTAGTAAATGGTATGTGCAAGTAGCAATCGAACGCCCTGCAACCTGCCAAGAGGGAAGCGAAACGATGGGTATTGATTTAGGGCTCAAGGTTCCAGCCGTTGCCGTGACGTCTACGGGTAAAACAACGTTTGTGGGCAACGGCAGAAAGAATAAGTACATTCGCCGTAAGTACAATTCCAATCGCCGGAAGCTAGGAAAACTCAAGAAGTTACCTGCCATCCGTAAAGCCCGCGATAAGGAAAGCAGGTACATGAGGGACCAAAACCACAAAATCAGCCGTCAAATCGTTAATCTGGCGATTGTGGAACGCGTGGGGGTCATAAAGCTTGAGAACCTTGCTGGTATTCGCAAAACGACAAGAACAAGTCGTAAAAACGCAACGAATCTGCACAACTGGTCCTTCTATCAATTGCAATCGTTCATTCGCTATAAGGCGGCGTTGGCAGGAATCTCTGTGCAGGAAGTTGATCCTGCGTATACATCCCAAACATGCCCTTCCTGCGAACAACGAAACAAAGCAAAGGATAGAACGTACCGGTGTTGTCAGTGCGGTTATGAAGCGCACAGAGACAGAGTTGGAGCGATTAATATCATGCGACAACCTTTGTTCGATGGTCATAGTCGAACAGCCTAA
- a CDS encoding Listeria/Bacterioides repeat-containing protein: protein MLNDRFYNQDDTFQLPNLKGKLPVRAFVFAGSGSYPTLETAVPRPTGANDSYSVPHNKELIIGVTDGVLANDGGTGSRAFIYSQPSNGTASMGTDGSFRYQPNRGFSGVDSFTYKISNNSESSASITVWLTVAGPDPMPDVQGVEDGKAYPAPVTIVYSGGTAKLNGNSIASGYKVENEGNYSLVATSPNATTVKTVVFEIDLTPPVITGVADGAVYNSGRMLAWNEGTAVLNNVPFAGGNVDLAGSYELKVTDRAGNVTAVQFSIVGPHKVGFTSNGGSLVPEQTIVDGNKAVKPSDPTRSGSSFSGWYEDAALTRLYDFDKAVTGVLQLYAKWKLNTYSVSYESNGGTAVDVEPVEHGAKAAKPADPERTGHTFEGWYEDAALTRAYDFNAAVTGALQLYAKWKLKTYSVSYESNGGTAVGVEPVEHGAKAVKPADPERVGYTFEGWYEDAALKKAYDFNAAVTGALQLYAKWVAIPTPTPTPKATPTPGPTETPGPTTTPGPTPTPGPTTTPGPTTTPAPTATPTATPIPTSTNTAEVKVGGGSLFSKIEKETLSDGRTLTRFIFDGKELWAALASSTEGSLALTLEASTDLVEADFPASALQQLPATAPKVLEIKFGTASYKLPIARVANLSAGDMVAVSIGSPSLKDKSLAEAYSQKKGLTLGTLAEFTLFINGQIAGQHDGMFIQRTLRLPESAEGGNWSAVYLDPATGQLRFIPFSQTSGVGSSSMTLLSSHDSVYGLVRSDAVFADLEGHWAQDELNKLGRLGIVNGDGNGSFTPRRDVTRAEFAAMLAKSLGLTDLSSSLSFRDVPKDAWYSGAVAAAETAGLVRGVGDGMFNPQAPVTREQIAVMMANAMDYAGKPMSASSQSSLQFYLDSKQVSDWSEEAMGALIDAGLLSGTDAKHLSPQAAADRAQSAVLLLRMLDQLGFAD from the coding sequence GTGTTAAATGATCGATTTTACAACCAGGATGACACATTCCAGCTCCCAAACTTGAAGGGAAAACTGCCGGTTCGAGCCTTTGTGTTCGCAGGGAGTGGTTCGTATCCTACTCTCGAAACTGCCGTGCCGCGCCCAACCGGAGCCAATGATAGCTATTCGGTTCCCCATAACAAGGAGTTAATCATAGGCGTCACTGACGGCGTGCTGGCGAACGATGGTGGCACGGGCTCTCGTGCTTTTATTTATAGCCAGCCTTCTAATGGAACGGCCTCAATGGGGACTGACGGTAGCTTTAGATATCAGCCTAACAGAGGTTTTTCAGGGGTGGATTCCTTTACGTATAAAATATCCAATAATTCGGAAAGCAGTGCTTCCATCACGGTGTGGTTGACGGTCGCTGGGCCTGATCCTATGCCTGATGTACAAGGCGTTGAGGATGGAAAGGCATATCCGGCGCCAGTCACAATTGTCTATTCCGGAGGAACGGCAAAACTAAACGGAAACTCGATCGCTAGCGGTTATAAGGTGGAAAACGAAGGGAACTATTCGTTGGTTGCAACCTCGCCGAATGCTACGACCGTCAAAACGGTTGTTTTCGAAATTGATCTGACGCCTCCGGTAATTACCGGTGTTGCTGATGGTGCTGTGTACAATTCAGGTCGGATGCTGGCTTGGAATGAGGGGACAGCTGTCCTGAACAACGTTCCGTTCGCTGGCGGGAATGTAGATCTGGCGGGCTCATATGAGCTTAAGGTCACGGATCGGGCAGGCAATGTGACAGCGGTTCAATTCTCTATTGTTGGGCCCCACAAGGTTGGCTTTACTAGCAACGGCGGCTCACTGGTGCCGGAGCAAACGATTGTTGACGGCAACAAAGCTGTAAAACCGTCCGATCCGACACGCAGCGGTTCCAGCTTCAGCGGTTGGTACGAGGATGCGGCGTTGACGCGTTTGTATGATTTCGATAAAGCGGTAACGGGTGTTTTGCAGCTGTATGCGAAGTGGAAGCTGAACACGTACAGCGTAAGCTACGAAAGCAACGGCGGAACAGCCGTGGATGTCGAGCCGGTGGAGCATGGAGCGAAGGCTGCGAAGCCAGCGGACCCGGAGCGAACCGGGCACACCTTCGAAGGGTGGTACGAGGATGCGGCGTTGACGCGCGCGTATGATTTTAACGCAGCGGTAACGGGTGCGTTGCAACTGTATGCGAAGTGGAAGCTGAAAACGTACAGCGTAAGCTACGAAAGCAACGGCGGAACAGCCGTGGGTGTCGAGCCGGTGGAGCATGGAGCGAAGGCTGTGAAGCCAGCGGACCCGGAGCGAGTAGGGTACACCTTCGAAGGCTGGTACGAGGATGCGGCGCTGAAGAAAGCGTATGATTTTAACGCAGCGGTAACGGGTGCGTTGCAACTGTACGCGAAGTGGGTTGCGATACCAACGCCAACACCGACGCCGAAAGCAACTCCAACTCCAGGCCCGACGGAAACACCAGGACCAACCACAACACCAGGGCCAACACCAACACCAGGGCCAACCACAACACCAGGACCAACCACAACACCAGCACCGACAGCCACGCCCACGGCAACTCCAATACCAACGTCTACAAATACAGCTGAAGTTAAAGTCGGCGGCGGCTCTCTATTCTCAAAAATAGAGAAGGAAACTTTGTCCGATGGACGTACGTTGACTCGCTTTATCTTTGACGGTAAGGAGCTTTGGGCAGCGCTTGCCTCCTCCACGGAGGGCAGCTTGGCACTTACGCTGGAAGCTTCAACTGATCTTGTGGAGGCTGATTTCCCAGCCAGCGCGCTGCAGCAGCTTCCAGCCACGGCACCCAAGGTGCTGGAGATCAAATTCGGGACGGCCAGCTATAAGCTCCCGATCGCGAGAGTGGCCAACCTGAGCGCTGGCGATATGGTTGCAGTCAGCATTGGTTCGCCTTCACTCAAGGACAAATCGCTGGCAGAAGCCTATTCACAAAAGAAAGGCCTGACGCTTGGCACCCTTGCTGAGTTCACGCTTTTCATTAACGGACAGATCGCGGGACAGCATGACGGTATGTTTATTCAACGAACGCTGCGGCTTCCAGAGTCTGCTGAAGGCGGGAATTGGTCCGCTGTTTACCTTGACCCGGCTACAGGCCAACTGCGATTCATTCCCTTTTCCCAAACTAGTGGGGTTGGATCCAGTTCTATGACGCTTCTTTCCTCGCATGACAGTGTATATGGTCTTGTTCGATCGGATGCGGTCTTTGCTGATTTGGAAGGACATTGGGCGCAAGATGAGCTGAATAAGTTAGGTCGTCTAGGCATTGTAAACGGTGATGGTAACGGCAGCTTCACGCCAAGACGAGACGTGACAAGAGCGGAGTTCGCGGCAATGTTGGCAAAATCGCTTGGATTGACGGATCTTTCCTCATCTCTATCGTTCCGTGATGTTCCGAAGGACGCCTGGTACAGTGGGGCTGTCGCCGCTGCCGAAACAGCAGGGCTGGTTCGCGGTGTGGGCGACGGCATGTTTAACCCGCAAGCTCCCGTGACTAGAGAGCAGATCGCGGTGATGATGGCGAACGCCATGGACTACGCTGGCAAGCCGATGTCTGCTAGTAGTCAATCGTCGCTCCAGTTTTATCTTGATTCCAAGCAAGTTTCGGATTGGTCGGAGGAAGCCATGGGAGCTCTGATCGATGCGGGTTTGCTGTCCGGCACGGATGCGAAACATCTATCGCCTCAAGCGGCTGCGGACCGTGCGCAAAGCGCGGTGCTGCTACTGAGAATGCTGGATCAGCTCGGTTTCGCGGACTAG
- a CDS encoding Putative NADPH-quinone reductase (modulator of drug activity B) encodes MTKKIAIIIGHPNAESFCHSLAANYAKGAERSGAQVTILDLAEMHFDPILHNGYNKRTELEEDLLHAQRVLLEADHTVWIYPIWWATMPAVLKGFLDRVLLPGFAFKYTKGKAVPEKLLLGRSARIIATMDSPVWYYRAVLRNSGIYAMKKGVLEFSGIRPVATTRLGSIGSSTPDKLQRMLELAEHLGQQQK; translated from the coding sequence ATGACTAAAAAAATTGCGATCATCATCGGCCATCCAAATGCCGAAAGCTTCTGCCATTCCCTAGCCGCCAATTATGCCAAAGGAGCCGAGCGCTCCGGCGCTCAGGTAACGATTTTGGATCTCGCTGAGATGCATTTTGATCCTATCTTGCACAATGGCTACAACAAACGCACCGAACTGGAGGAGGATCTGCTGCATGCCCAGCGCGTGCTACTGGAAGCGGATCACACGGTATGGATCTATCCGATTTGGTGGGCGACGATGCCTGCTGTGCTGAAAGGTTTTCTGGATCGCGTGTTGCTGCCTGGTTTTGCGTTCAAGTATACCAAGGGAAAAGCTGTTCCAGAAAAGCTGTTGCTCGGGCGCAGTGCCCGTATTATCGCAACGATGGACTCCCCTGTATGGTATTACCGAGCAGTACTAAGGAATTCCGGAATTTATGCCATGAAAAAAGGAGTGCTGGAATTCAGCGGTATCCGTCCCGTAGCAACGACTCGACTTGGCAGTATTGGCAGTTCCACTCCCGATAAGCTGCAACGTATGCTGGAGTTGGCTGAACATCTTGGCCAACAACAAAAATAA
- a CDS encoding AraC-type DNA-binding protein: MNMEGVSITLLAASIRGMAARGFDTQLFCRETGLDPELLQRGDARISYEEMDRLMEAASRFTGDPLFGFNQGATMEFSDLGIPGYVMQHCGTVREAVESLNRYHQMICSGYDVEVIPLSAGMTALRFRIWDPSVKVSRHCTEDMVASLYRAVSRLVGRPLVPFGLSLQHAPVVDPEVYRKVLGVMPEFSAEASELRVADEVMDWPVLARDERLLQEFQAVADRVYASMQEGRQTTLQLSRYLLDHAGAALPSLADAARALGMSTRNLQARLKLEGATFNRLAAELRRELALRYLSREEHSVAEVAYLLHFSEPSAFHSAFKKWTGQTPGQYRQSRGREAGRTAGGY; encoded by the coding sequence ATGAATATGGAAGGGGTGTCAATCACGCTGCTCGCCGCATCCATCCGGGGTATGGCGGCTCGGGGCTTTGATACGCAGCTTTTTTGCCGGGAGACGGGCTTGGATCCGGAACTGCTGCAGCGCGGGGATGCCCGCATCTCCTATGAAGAGATGGACCGATTGATGGAGGCGGCTAGTCGGTTCACCGGCGACCCGTTATTCGGCTTCAACCAAGGAGCGACGATGGAGTTCTCCGACCTCGGTATACCCGGTTATGTGATGCAGCATTGCGGCACGGTGAGGGAAGCGGTCGAGTCATTGAATCGATATCATCAGATGATATGCAGCGGTTATGATGTAGAGGTTATACCTTTATCTGCAGGGATGACAGCACTGCGGTTCCGAATCTGGGACCCATCTGTAAAGGTGTCGCGTCACTGCACGGAGGATATGGTCGCTTCATTGTACCGGGCTGTGTCCCGTCTCGTAGGCCGTCCGCTTGTTCCATTCGGCCTATCCTTGCAGCATGCGCCAGTGGTTGATCCGGAGGTATACCGGAAAGTGCTTGGCGTCATGCCGGAATTCAGTGCGGAGGCGAGCGAGCTGCGAGTGGCCGATGAGGTCATGGATTGGCCGGTGCTGGCTCGCGACGAACGGCTGCTTCAAGAATTCCAGGCGGTCGCAGATCGGGTATATGCTAGTATGCAGGAGGGCCGCCAAACGACGCTGCAATTATCCCGCTACTTGCTGGATCATGCCGGAGCGGCACTTCCTTCGCTGGCTGACGCCGCCCGGGCACTCGGGATGAGCACGCGCAATTTGCAGGCTCGGCTGAAGCTGGAGGGCGCTACTTTCAATCGGCTTGCGGCGGAGCTGCGCCGGGAGCTAGCATTACGTTACCTGTCTCGGGAGGAACATAGCGTGGCAGAGGTTGCGTATTTGCTTCATTTTTCCGAGCCGAGCGCCTTCCATAGCGCATTCAAGAAATGGACCGGACAGACGCCGGGACAATACCGACAGAGCAGGGGTCGTGAAGCAGGGCGGACTGCGGGAGGGTACTGA
- a CDS encoding xanthine phosphoribosyltransferase: MEKLEKRIREDGLILSEKVLKVDSFLNHQVDTRLALEIGQEFGRIFAGRGITKILTIEASGIQFAMAAGIAMDVPFIYAKKKKAVTLTEKLYSSQVVSFTRGETYQVSISQSYLSPEDRVLIVDDFLATGAALIGLVDIVKQSGAQLCGIGCVIEKSFQEGRGLLEAMGVEIHSLARIASMQPGKVTYVHEAEAAVTARGEEGAHV; the protein is encoded by the coding sequence ATGGAAAAATTAGAAAAACGCATCCGTGAGGATGGGCTGATTCTCTCTGAGAAAGTTCTGAAGGTGGATTCGTTCCTGAATCATCAGGTTGATACGCGCTTGGCGCTGGAAATTGGACAAGAGTTCGGACGCATCTTCGCGGGGCGGGGAATTACGAAAATACTGACGATCGAGGCGAGCGGCATTCAATTTGCAATGGCGGCAGGCATCGCGATGGACGTACCTTTCATTTATGCCAAGAAGAAAAAGGCTGTCACTCTTACCGAAAAGCTGTATTCATCCCAGGTGGTATCGTTCACTCGCGGGGAGACGTATCAGGTTAGCATCTCGCAGTCCTATCTGTCACCGGAGGATCGAGTGCTGATCGTGGACGATTTTCTGGCAACGGGCGCAGCCTTGATTGGTTTGGTGGACATCGTGAAGCAGTCCGGAGCCCAGCTATGCGGCATTGGCTGCGTCATTGAGAAGAGCTTCCAAGAGGGGCGCGGCTTGCTGGAGGCAATGGGCGTAGAAATACATTCGCTGGCCCGCATCGCTTCGATGCAACCGGGCAAAGTGACCTATGTACACGAGGCTGAAGCGGCTGTAACCGCTCGTGGAGAGGAAGGCGCTCATGTCTAA